In the Helicobacter cetorum MIT 99-5656 genome, CCTTCTTTGTGAAAAAACACAATTAGACAAAAGAGAAAAGGGTAAAGAATTTTTAGCTCATCTTAGTTATTTTTGCGTGCGTTTAGATAACCCCAAAGACTTTGAAAGCTTGAGTAAAATCGTTACAAAAAATAAACCCTTAATTTTCTATTTTTCTATCGCCCCAAGTTTTTTTGCAACTACCGCTCAAAATTTAGCCAAAAATGCTCTTAATCACGCTAACGCTCGCCTGATTTTAGAAAAACCCTTAGGGCATGATTTAAAGACTTGCAAAGAAATCGCTCAAACTATCAGTGCCTATTTTAAAGAAGAGCAAATTTTTAGAATTGACCATTATTTAGGAAAAAAAGGCGTTCAAAATATCCTTGAATTACGCTTGAATAACCCTATTTTTAACTCATTATGGGAGCAAATCAGTTCGGTTGAAATTTGCTTGTATGAAACTTTGGGGGTAGAAGAAAGGGGCGAATTTTACGATAAAGTCGGGGCTTTAAGAGATATGGTTCAAAACCATATTTTACAAATTTTATCTCTCATTGCTACAGATTTACCAAAAGATTTAAAAGATTTACGAAAAGAAAAAATCAAGGTTTTAAAGACCTTACAACCCCCTAAAGATTTTGAAAAACAGGTAGTGCGGGCTCAATATCAAGGCTATAGAGATGAAAATAATGTCAATAGCAAGAGCCAAACAGAGACTTTTGTCGCCATTAAAGCCTTTTTAGACACACCTAAATTTAAAAATGTGCCTTTCTATCTAAAAACCGCTAAAAAAATGCCCTATAATCAAACGAGTGTGAAAATCCATTTCAATTCAATTAACACACTGGAATTTTCTCTCTCTCAAAATAAAATCACTCTCACACTAAAAGACAATCAAAACCCCCTTGTTTTGGAAACCCATAACACGCATGAGTTTTTACAACCCTATGCCAAATTACTCTATGATGCAATACAAAATAACCAAAACAATTTCGCCCACCAGCTAGAATTAGAAGCGTCATGGGTTTTTATTGACACGCTTATGGAGAGTTTTATAAACAATGCCACGCCCTTACGCTTCTATGAGAGCCATAATCTAAACGAATCAGAATTTTTAAAACCACTCTATCAATAAAAGGAATTTCATGGGCTATCAATTATTTGAATTTGAGAGTTTAGAAAGTTGCCACAAGGCTTTAATAGAAAATTTTAAGGAATTTTTTAATGCCACTTTAAGAGAACACAACGAAGTTGCTATCGCTTTTTCTGGAGGTAAATCGCCCATTAGCTTATTGCAAAAATTGAGCGTTTTAGATTTAGAATACCAACATTGCTTGGTAAGTTTGGTAGATGAACGCATAGTAACACCAAGTTCTAATGATAGTAACACCAAGCTACTACACGACTACTTATTACAAAATAACGCCAAAAACGCACGCTTAATCTCTCTTTTAGGCGATGACTTGGGCGATAAAAATGCACTTTTAGACTTTGCTAACAAGCATTTCAAACAGCCCCATTTAGCCATTTTAGGCATGGGGACTGATGGGCATACGGCTAGCCTCTTTCCTGAAACGAACGCCTTTTTAAATGAAGAAAAAGAAAATATTGTCTTTACAAAACCTACAAACGCCCCTTATGAGCGACTCAGCATGTCCATTAATGCCTTGGAAAATTGCGAAAAACTTTTTTTAAGCATTAGTGGAACTGAAAAAAGAGAAGTTTTAGAAAAAGCGTTACAGGAAAATGCCCCCTACTCTCTGCCGATTGCTAGAATTTTACACTCTAAAAAAGTTACTACGGAGATATATTATGCCAAAGACTAAAACTTACCCAAGACTATTAGCCGATATCGGTGGCACAAACGCACGCTTTGGCTTAGAAATCGCCCCACGACAAATTGAATACATTGAAGTCTTACAATGTAAAGATTTTGAGAGCTTAAGCGATGCGGTGCGTTTCTATCTCTCTAAATATAAAGAAAATCTTAAATTGCACCCCCTTTATGGCTCTTTTGCTGTGGCTACGCCCATTATGGGCGATTTTGTCCAAATGACTAACAACCACTGGACTTTTTCTATAGAAACCACAAGGCAATGTTTGGGTTTAGAAAAATTGCTTGTGATTAATGATTTTGAGGCACAAGCCTATGCCATTAGTGCGATGCAAGAAAGCGATTTAGCTCAAGTGGGTGGAATCAAATGTGAAATCAACGCCCCTAAGGCAATTTTGGGGCCAGGAACTGGGCTAGGGGTAAGCACTCTTATTCATAATAGTGATGGCTCTTTAAAAGTATTGCCCGGCGAAGGGGGGCATGTGAGCTTTGCCCCTTTTGATGATTTGGAAATTTTAGTGTGGCAATACGCCCGCTCTAAATTCAACCATGTGAGTGCGGAAAGGTTTTTGAGTGGGAGTGGCTTGGTGCTGATTTATGAAGCCCTATCCAAACGCAAAGGTTTTCAAAAAGCAGCCAAGTTAAGCAAGGCTGAGCTGACCCCACAAATTATTAGCGAACGGGCTTTGAATGGGGATTATCCTTTATGCAGATTGACACTAGATACTTTTTGTGCGATGCTAGGCACACTAGCCTCTGATGTGGCTCTTACCTTAGGTGCTAGGGGGGGCGTGTATTTGTGCGGCGGGATAATTCCACGATTTATTGATTATTTTAAAACTTCGCCTTTTAGAGTGCGTTTTGAGACTAAAGGGCGTATGGGAGCGTTTCTAGCTTCTATTCCTGTGCATGTCGTGTTGAAAAAAACTCCTGGACTTGATGGAGCAGGCATTGCGTTAGAGAATTATTTGGTGTAGTAATGCGTTTTAGGGTAGCGGATATTTTTTGTGGTGCTGGAGGGTTAAGCTATGGCTTTTCTACGCACCCAAACTTTGAGTTAATATGGGCTAATGATATAGATAAAGATGCCATTTTAAGCTATCAGGCTAACCATAAAAACACACAAACCATTTTATGCGATATTACACAGCTTAATTGTCAAAATTTGCCACGCACTCAAATTGATATTTTGCTTGGAGGTCCGCCGTGCCAAAGCTACTCCACACTAGGCAAAAGACAAATGGATGAAAAAGCAAATTTATTTAAAGAATATTTGCGTGTTTTAGATTTAGTAAAACCAAAAATATTTATTTTTGAAAATGTCGTAGGTTTAATGTCTATGCAAAAAGGGCAATTATTCAAAAAAATTTGTAGTGCCTTTAAAGATAGGGGTTATATTTTAGAATATACCATTTTAAATGCCTTAGATTATGGTGTGCCTCAAATAAGAGAGCGAGTGATTTTGGTAGGTGTGCTTAAAAACTTTAACAGGCAATTTTATTTTCCTAAACCCACAAAAAAGCATTTTTCCCTAAAAGATGCTTTGGGAGATTTGCCCCAAATTCAGAGTGGTGAAAATGGTAATGCTTTGGGCTATCTTAAAAATGCGGATAATGATTTTTTAAAATTTGTGCGAAATTCTAAAGAATTAAGCGAGCATTCTAGCCCTAAAAATAACGAAAAACTTATAGAAATTATGCAAACACTAAAAGATGGGCAAAGTAAAGATGACTTGCCTAAAGATTTACGCCCTAAAAGTGGCTATATCAATACCTACGCTAAAATGTGGTGGGAAAAACCAGCTCCCACCATTACAAGAAATTTTTCCACTCCAAGTAGTTCTAGGTGTATCCATCCAAGAGATTCTAGAGCGTTAAGTATTAGAGAGGGGGCAAGATTACAGAGTTTTAGAGATGATTACAAGTTTTATGGAAGTGCTAGTGCTAAAAGATTGCAAATCGGTAATGCTGTGCCGCCATTATTAAGTGTAGCACTCGCTCATGCAGTCTTTGATTTTTTAAAGGGGTAAAATGTTTAATAATAACGATTTTAAAGATTATAGAAAATTACTAGGTTTTAATTCGCAAAGTGCTTTTAAGGAATTTTTAGGTGCTAAAGACATAGAGCCTTGTATTGATTTTAATTATTTGAATGCGTTAAAAGAAAGGCTTATTGACATTTTTAGCACTATCAATCATATTTATTGTTTTAAATACAATAAATATGAACTAGAGAATTTTTTTGATTTTATGGAATATGTCTTTTCAAAGATTATTGATAATAACATAATTGCCAAACTCACTAATCAAGGCAGAAGACCTGAAGAGGTGTGTTTTTCTTGGATGCGTGGGTTTCTAGTAGCAGAGTTTTTTAAAGATTTTATCGCTTATCTTTTTGGCACACAAAAAGACACAATCAAATTTTTTGGCGGTGATAATTTTGATAACATAGAAAACTTTAAGAGAAGCCCTAAGGCAGATTTTCTGTTAAATAATCGTTTATTGCTAGAAGTCCAAAGCGGATTTCAAGGAATAAATGACATTAAACAACATAAGGTCTTAGAAGCCAAAAGGCGTTTAGAAGAAAATAAAATCCCTACCATTGTAGTGCATTTTGACTTATTTAATGGGCAAGCGGCATGTGTAGACATTTCTAAAATCAAAGAAAATGATTTAAACTGGATAACTCGTCAGCAAATGGAAGGGCAAAGCGTGTTTAATATAGCACAAAACTTTTTTAATTATAAGATTACAGAAATTCCTAATACTCAAATTATCTATTAAGCTGAAAACACCTTAGCCTTGTATAAAAAGAAAAAGAGTATTAGAAGCGTAATAGTAAAATGGGCGGTGATAATGCTTAGGGGTGAAAAGTAGTGCAATTCTAAACTGCTTAGCGATAAGATTAGCACAGAGATTACACGCACACAGCTTGACATAAGTGATGAGAGTGATGAAATATTGTTTTTGGAAACAAAGCTTGAAAATTGATAGCCCAAACAATAGCTCATGTAAGTGAAAAACGCCACCATTAACGCATACACCCCTATGAATAAATAAGGTATGTTAGTGAGCAATAAGGGGCTAATGCTAAGTAAGACTACAAGACAACTCAAAGTGATTTTTTGACTATAACTAGATGCTTTGAGAAAATGAACCAGTATAGAAATCACTTGAAAAGCGATGTAGAATATAAAAAGGTGTTGCTCTTTGATGCCTTGAGCCAAAAAATACGCTTGCCACATATTAAAATGGCTCATAAAAAAGAGTGGCACAATCAAATGCCCTACTAACAAAATTTTAAGCTTGGGATTGTCTCTAAGCTCCTTAAGACTTCCTTTGACTTGTTCCTTGAGTAATTTTAATCCTTTTTGAGTTTTCTTGGGGATTTGATTTTCTTTAAAAAAAGAAATAATAATTAGCATGCATAACAGCACTAAAAAAAGTGCCACCATATACATGCTTGCATGCATTTTTGAATACAAAAACGAGCCAAAAGAACTCCCCATAATCATGCTTAAATAAGTGATTTGATTATTTCTAGCTAAAAATTTGGATAAATCTTGCTTGTTCTCTTTAATATCTGTAATGAGTGTGGCATCAATAGTGCCACTCTTGCAAGCACTAGCAATACCATAAAACCCCCATGCTAAAAGCATGAGTATAAAGCTATCAAAAAATAGCACGCAACAAAAACTAGCGATTAAAAAGAGATTAGAAAAGAGAAATAAATTTTTCCTACTCATCAAATCCGCTAAAACGCCGCTTGGATATTCAGCCACTAACACACAGAAACTAAAAAAGGTTTGCACGAGTAAAATTTCACTTAAACTTAGCCCCTTAGAAAGCAATAAGGGGGTCAAAATCGCATGGGGCAAAGATTGAGCGATAAGTAAGAGAAAATTCGCCCCATAGTAAGCTAAAATGTTTTTTCTTAGAGTTTCCATTTGAGAATTATAATTAAAACTAGTTTATAATGGCTTGTATCTTTTAGACTTAAGGGGTATTTGATGCTCACACAATTAAAAACTTATCCAAAATTACTCAAGCATTATGAAGAGTTCAAAGAAGTTTGCATGCGTGATTTGTTTCTCAAAGATAAAGAGAGAGCGAGTCGCTATTTTGTGCAATTTGGTGGCTTAAGTTTAGATTATTCCAAAAACCGCTTGAACGACACGACCTTAAAGCTTCTCTTTGAACTAGCCAATGATTGCTCTTTGAAAGAAAAAATTGAAAGCATGTTTAAGGGCGAAAAAATCAATACCACCGAAAAGAGAGCTGTTTTACACACCGCATTAAGAAGTTTGAATGATACAGAAATATTGCTAGATAGTATGGAAGTGTTAAAAAGTGTTAGAAATGTTTTAAAACGCATGCGAGCCTTTAGCGATAGCGTGCGAAGTGGTAAAAGACTAGGCTATACCAATCAAATCATTACCGATATTGTCAATATTGGTATAGGGGGGTCGGATTTAGGGGCATTAATGATTTGCACCGCCCTAAAACGCTACGCCCACCCACGATTGAACATGCATTTTGTTTCTAATGTAGATGGCACACAAATTTTAGATGTTTTAGACAAACTCAATCCCGCAAGCACGCTTTTTATTGTGGCTTCTAAGACTTTTTCTACCCAAGAAACTCTAACCAACGCCCTGACGGCTAGAAAATGGTTTGTAGAAAGGAGCGGTGATGAAAAGTATATCGCTAAGCACTTTGTAGCGGTCTCTACCAATAAAGAAGCGGTGCAACAATTTGGCATTGACGAGCATAACATGTTTGAATTTTGGGATTTTGTAGGGGGGCGTTATAGCTTGTGGTCTGCTATAGGATTGTCTATTATGATTTATTTGGGGAAGAAAAATTTTAACGCCCTTTTAAAAGGGGCGTATTTAATGGACGAGCATTTTAGAAACGCCCCTTTTGAAAGCAACTTGCCTGTTTTGATGGGATTAATTGGCGTGTGGTATATCAATTTCTTTAAATCAAAGAGCCATTTAATCGCCCCTTATGACCAATATCTAAGGCATTTTCCTAAATTTATCCAGCAACTTGATATGGAGAGTAATGGCAAACGCATTACCAAAAAAGGCGAAGTAGTCAATTACGACACTTGCCCTATTATTTGGGGCGATATGGGAATCAATGCTCAACACGCCTTTTTCCAGCTCTTACACCAAGGCACACATTTAACGCCCATTGATTTTATCGCTTCGTTGAATAAAAAGGGCAACGCTAAGGGGCATCATGAAATTTTATTCAGCAATGTTTTAGCTCAAGCTCAAGCTTTTATGAAGGGCAAAAGTTACGAAGAGGCGTTCGGCGAATTGCTTTCAAAAGGTTTAGAAAAAGATGAGGCGCTAGACTTAGCCAAACACAGAGAATTTTCTGGCAATCGCCCTTCTAATATCCTTTTATTAGAAGAGATTTCACCAAGCAATATGGGTGCATTAGTGGCTCTTTATGAACATAAAGTCTTTGTGCAAGGGGTTGTTTGGGATATTAATAGCTTTGACCAATGGGGTGTGGAACTAGGCAAAGAGTTAGCTGTGCCGATTTTACAAGAATTAGAGGGGCATAAAAGCAACGCTTATTTTGACAACTCTACCAAGCATTTAATAGAATTGTATAAGGACTATAATCAAAAACTACAATAACGCATTGCTACAAGGGGTTCTAAACCCTATCATAGCCAGCAACCTTAACATGTGCCACGCTTAATATAGAGTCAACGATTTTTATAACACTGATAGCACCATGTATTAACTATTAAAATTTTAGTAGAGTAGATTCTTCACATACTAGCATTTTTTGCCTTTAAAAATTTCAAAAAAAATGAAATTTCTCATCATGCCTACTATTTTACATATTAAAATTGAGTCAATAAAACTAATATCATAAAATCAAACAGCTATAGAGTATTTGCTTTGTTAATCTCATTATAAGGGGCATTGTATGAAAAAGGGCATTGCAAATGTTTTTCTTACTACCTTTGGAGCATTGCTTAGTTTTAGCACTTCTTTGCAAGGCTTTGATGTTAAGCTCAATGGTTTTATTGACCAATCTAGCACCATCGGTTTCAATCAGGATAAAATCAATAGTGAAAGAGGTGTCTATCCTACGCCACAATATGCAACGATTGCTGGTTATTTAGGGGTTGATTTTAGTCTGTTACCCAAAAAAGTTTCTGACCATGTTTTAAAAGGCAAAATTGGAGGCTTGATAGGGTCAATTATCTATGATGGCACTTCTAAATTTAAAGATGGCTCTATCGCTTATAATCTCTTTGGTTACTACGATGGGTTTATGGGGGGCTATACCAATATTTTACAAACAGATAGTCCTGCAATTGAAAACCAAAAACGCAATCGTGATGTCCGTAATTATGTGTTCAATAATGCATATTTAGAATACCGCTATAAAAATTATTTTGAGATTAAAGCCGGACGCTACCAATCCACTATGCCTTATAGAAGCGCACAAACCCAAGGCTTTCAGGTTTCTGGAGAGTATAAACACACACGCTTGACTTGGTTTAGCTCTTTTGGCAGAGCGTTTGCCTACGGCTCGTTTTTGATGGACTGGTATGCAGCTAGAACGACTTATAGTGGGGGCTATACCAAAAACAATCAAGGAGGTTATGACAAACATGGGAAAAAGGTTCTCTATGGCACCCATGCTTTACAGGCCACCTATAAACACCAGCATTTAGCCTTAGAAGGCTTTTATTATTTTTCACCACAAATTTTCAATGCCCCAGGTGTTAAAATCGGTTGGGACACTAATCCTAATTTTGATGGCGTAGGCTTTCGCTCTAATACGACCATTACAGGATTTTTTCCATTTTACTACCCTTGGATGATTGTTAATTCTAGTGGAAAACCGGTATATAAGTATGACACGCCAGCAACCAAAAATGGGCAAAATCTCATTATCCGTCAACGCTTTGATTTTAACAATTACAATGTATCCATCGCATTTTATAAGGTGTTTAGAAATGCAAATGGCTGGGTAGGTAATATGGGTAATCCCAGTGGTGTAATGATGGGAAATAACAGCATGTATGCCGGCTATACCGGCACAGCCCTTAAAAGGAATGCCACGACCATTCTTATCTCTTGTGGTGGCACTCATTTTGCAAAAAAATTCACATGGAAATTTGCCACGCAATATTCCACTGCGGTTGTATCATGGGAAGCAAGAGCCATGATTTCCTTAGGCTATAAGTTTTCTAACGCTCTGAGTGCTAACATAGACCTTGTGTATTATGGCATACATACCAATAAGGGCTTCAAAGCGGGTGAGAACGGACCTGTTGCTAAAGATTTTCCTGCTCTCTACTCTGATAGAAGTGCGTTATACACTAGCCTAGTAGCGTCTTTTTGATGCTACATTTTTACCCTATTTCACAGCTACTCTAAGGGGTTTAAAAATTGACCCCCCTACTTTGACTATTCAAGTGGCTTTGACATACGGGGTTTCAGCAAGCGGTGGATAAACTTTATTTTTGAAATACGCGTTCAAGCAAATTCTTATGCTCGCAATCAATACTAAGAGCGCTACAATCATAAAAAACACGCATAAAATCGCATTAATCGTATGGTTAAACAAGGATTTTTTAAGCGAGTTTAATTCTTTTTCATCAGTCGTTATAGCGATTTTTTCTTTTAAAATTTGCATGTGTGCCACATGGGAGACATTATTAAGCACCATATCATCACTTTTTGGCATAACTTTTAAAATACCGCTATAAAAAGTGATAAACAAAATGAGAGCCGCTGGAATAGCGCTTACCATTGCCCCTTTAAAACGCCCCATTTTAAACAGCACTGTAGTAACCAATAATAACGCCATGCCCGCTAACATCTGGTTACTCACGCCAAATAAAGGCCATAGCGTATAAATTCCCCCCTTAGGGTCAATCGTGCCTTGATACAAGAAATACCCCCACCCTGCTACACATAAAATTGTGGCAAAAATCCCTGCACTATAAGAACTAAGATTACCCAAAGGCTTATAAACATTACCAAGCAAATCTTGAATCATAAAGCGAGCGGTTCGCGTGCCAGCATCAACAGCGGTTAGAATAAAGAGAGCTTCAAACAAAATCGCAAAGTGATACCAAAACGCCATAACACTAGGATCGCCTAAAATTTGATACACAATCATTGCTAAACCGATTGCAAAAGTGGGGGCTCCACCCGTGCGGCTTAAAATGGAGTTTTCACCGATATTTTTTGTCATCTCACTAATTTCTTCAGCACTGATACTAAAGCCCCATGAGCTAATCACAGAAGCAGCATCAGCAATATCTTTAGTAATACTAATTTCTGGCGAATTGATAGCAAAATAAAGCCCTGGGTGTAAAATCCCTGCACACACTAATGCCATAAGAGCTACGATACTCTCCATAACCATAGAACCATAGCCTACAAGTCTTGCATCACTTTCCTTAGCAAGCATTTTAGGCGTAGTGCCTGAAGAAATTAAGGCATGAAAGCCACTAATGGTTCCGCAAGCCACCGTGATAAACAAAAAAGGAAACACACTCCCTGCAAACACAGGCCCGCTACCATCTAAAAATTGCGTAACTTTAGGAATTTGCAAAGGCGGAGCGACTAGAATAATCGCCACAATTAACACCCCTATAACGCCAATTTTTAAAAAAGTGCTTAAATAATCTCGTGGAGCGAGCAAAAACCATACCGGTAGAATGGAAGCCACAAAACCATAGCCCATAATCATCCACGCTAAAGTGCTAGCTTCAAAGGTAAACATTTCAGCTAATTTAGGGTCTAAAGAAACATATTTTCCCGCATAAATGGCAATAATCAATAACACAAAGCCAATGATAGAAATCTCTAAGGTTTTATGCGGTCTTAAAAAACGCATATAAAGCCCCATAAAAATCGCAATAGGAATCGTCATAGCAATGGTGAAAAAGCCCCAAGGTGAGTGCGCTAGAGCCTTTACCACTACCATAGCCAAAATCGCAATAATAATTATCATAATACCTAAAATGCCTAAACTTGCGATAGCCCCCACAAATTTACCCATTTCAAGCTTAATCATTTCACCTAGTGATTTGCCATCACGCCTAATAGAAGCAAAAAGCACCACAAAATCATGCACACAACCCCCTAAAACCGAGCCTATCAAAATCCATAAGATAGAAGGTAAGTAACCCATTTGAGCAGCTAGTATAGGGCCAACTAATGGGCCAGCCCCAGCAATGGCGGCAAAATGATGCCCAAAGGTTACAACTTTGTCTGTAGGCACGAAGTCCTTGCCATCATTTCTCACGCATGCGGGCGTAGCTCTATTATCATCAAGTCTTAACACCCTATAAGCGATGAAATGGCTATAGAAGCGATAGCCTATGCTATAGATACAAGCACTCGCTACTACAAGCCATAGCGTGTTAATGCTCTCGCCCTTATGCAAAGCTAATACACCCAAACAAATTGCCCCTAAAATGGCGACCAATACCCAAGCCAAAGAGATTAAACCTTTTTGCATCTATTCTCCCTAAATTTCCATGAATTGTTCAAATTTTTGACGAGTTTTTATTATAATTCAAAATTTCTTTGAATTATAGACTAAGAATAGCTTATAAACTCTCTGTTAAATGCTAAGTTTATTCAAACTTCTTTTGGTAACAATTAGGAGAAATAGAGCCATTTTTAGTATGATACTTTATAGTATCGTATATTAAGGTAATATATTATGAATTTAGATTGGACTTTTATGTTGCATTCTATTCCTGCGTTCATCAAGGGGTTAGAACTCACGCTTTACATTTCCTTATTAGGGGTTTTGTTATCGCTTGTTGTAGGGCTTTTATGTGCGGTAATTTTGTATTTTAAAACACGCTTTGTATTTCCTATCGTTTATGTATATGGCGAAATTGCAAGAAACACGCCCCTATTAATCCAGCTTTTCTTGTTGTATTATGGACTGAATGAAATCGGTTTGAGTGCTTTAGAATGTGCTGTTCTGGCGTTAGGGTTCTTAGGTGGGGGATATATGAGTCAAAGTTTTTTGCTTGGGTTTAAAAGCTTAGCCCCTATCCAAAAAGAGAGTGCTTTGAGTTTAGGGCTTAGCCCTTTGAAACTTATGTATTACATTATTTTGCCCCAAAGTTTAAGTGTTTCTATGCCTTCACTAGGTGCAAATGTGATTTTCTTGCTCAAAGAGACTTCTGTGGTGGGTGCGATAGCTCTCACAGATATTATGTTTGTTGCAAAGGATTTTATTGGCATCTATTATAAAACCACTGAAAGCCTTTTAATGCTTAGTTTGACTTATTTAATTGCCCTACTTCCTTTGAGTGTTTTGTTTGTCGTTTTGGAGCGTTCTTTTAAAAAGAAAGTGGCTTAAAATGGAGGTTTTATTTGAGTTAGACAATCTTAAGCGCTTGTTAGAGGGGCTTAAGATGACCCTTTTTATTGCATTAAGCTCTATTATTTTTTCGGTGTTTTTAGGGGTGCTTTTAGGAAGTGTGATGGCGTTTGGCTCTAAAGTTTTAGTTTTTATGTGTCGTGTGTATTTAGAAAGCGTGCGTATTATTCCGCTTTTAGCATGGCTATTTATTGTGTATTTTGGATTAGCAAGCTTACTCAATGTGCATATAAGTGCTGTTTTGGCAAGCATTATCGTTTTTAGTTTGTGGGGTTGTGCAGAAATGATGGATTTGACTAGGGGAGCTTTGACTTCTGTTGGCAAACATCAAGTAGAAAGCGCGTTAGCGTTAGGAATGGAGTCAAAAATGATTGTTTTTAACATTATTTTCCCACAAAGCTTTTTGTCCTTATTGCCTTCTGGTCTCAATCTATTCACACGCATGATTAAAACCACCGCTTTGGTCTCTCTCATTGGAGTGATTGATTTGTTAAAGGTGGGACAGCAAATTATAGAGCTTAATCTCTTACGCATGCCTAATGCAAGCTTTGTGGTTTATGGAGTGATTTTAATGCTTTATTTTGGTTTATGCTATAGTTTGAGCCTGTATAGTTCTTACTTAGAAAAAAAATATCAATACATCAGGGGTTAGAATGAGCGTGATTTTAGAAACCAAAGGGTTAAAAAAACTTATCAAGGCCATTTGGTTTTAGATGGCATTAATTTCACTTTAAAAAAGGGCGAAGTAGCGGTTATTTTAGGGCCTAGTGGGTGTGGAAAAAGCACTTTTTTAAGGTGCTTGAATGGGCTTGAAAAAATTGATGAAGGCGAAATTATTTTTGAGCAAAAAAATATCAACACCCATGCGACTAATTGGAGTGAGTTACGCCAAAAAATAGGCATGGTATTTCAAAATTATGAGTTATTTCCGCATTTAAATGTCCTAGATAATATCTTACTCGCCCCCTTAAAAGTGCAAAAACGCCAAAAAGATGAAGTCAAATCTCAAGCTATAGAGCTTTTAAGGCGTGTGGGTTTAGAACATAAACAAAAAGCTTACCCTAAAGAGTTGAGCGGTGGACAAAAGCAACGAGTAGCCATTGTGCGTTCTTTATGCATGCAACCTACTATCATGCTTTTTGATGAAGTAACCGCTTCCTTAGACCCCGAAATGGTAAAAGAAGTTTTAGAAGTGATTTTAGAATTAGCTAACACAGGCATGAGCATGGTTATTGTTACGCATGAAATGAAATTTGCTCAAAAAATCGCTAAAAAAATCGTGTTTTTTGATAGTGGTAAAATCGCTGAAGAAAGTAATGCAAAAGAATTTTTTGATAACCCTAAATCTCAAAGAGCACAAAAATTTTTAGAAACCTTTCATTTTTTAGGGAGCTGTTAAAAAAAATTTGCTAAAAAGAGTATTTTAGTTTCAAAAAAGGATTGTTTATGAAAACAAATAGGCTTTTTAAAGTGTGGGGGGCGTTCTTAGTTCTAATGGCATTATTTTTTAGTGCATGCTCTGATAGTCAAAAAGAAAAGCAAGATGCTTTAGAAGTGATTCAGCAAAGGGGGGTTTTAAAGGTAGGAGTTTTTAGTGATAAACCCCCTTTTGGCTTTGTAGATGCTAAGGGAGAGTATCAGGGTTTTGACATTGCTATTGCTAAA is a window encoding:
- the pgi gene encoding glucose-6-phosphate isomerase codes for the protein MLTQLKTYPKLLKHYEEFKEVCMRDLFLKDKERASRYFVQFGGLSLDYSKNRLNDTTLKLLFELANDCSLKEKIESMFKGEKINTTEKRAVLHTALRSLNDTEILLDSMEVLKSVRNVLKRMRAFSDSVRSGKRLGYTNQIITDIVNIGIGGSDLGALMICTALKRYAHPRLNMHFVSNVDGTQILDVLDKLNPASTLFIVASKTFSTQETLTNALTARKWFVERSGDEKYIAKHFVAVSTNKEAVQQFGIDEHNMFEFWDFVGGRYSLWSAIGLSIMIYLGKKNFNALLKGAYLMDEHFRNAPFESNLPVLMGLIGVWYINFFKSKSHLIAPYDQYLRHFPKFIQQLDMESNGKRITKKGEVVNYDTCPIIWGDMGINAQHAFFQLLHQGTHLTPIDFIASLNKKGNAKGHHEILFSNVLAQAQAFMKGKSYEEAFGELLSKGLEKDEALDLAKHREFSGNRPSNILLLEEISPSNMGALVALYEHKVFVQGVVWDINSFDQWGVELGKELAVPILQELEGHKSNAYFDNSTKHLIELYKDYNQKLQ
- a CDS encoding outer membrane family protein; amino-acid sequence: MKKGIANVFLTTFGALLSFSTSLQGFDVKLNGFIDQSSTIGFNQDKINSERGVYPTPQYATIAGYLGVDFSLLPKKVSDHVLKGKIGGLIGSIIYDGTSKFKDGSIAYNLFGYYDGFMGGYTNILQTDSPAIENQKRNRDVRNYVFNNAYLEYRYKNYFEIKAGRYQSTMPYRSAQTQGFQVSGEYKHTRLTWFSSFGRAFAYGSFLMDWYAARTTYSGGYTKNNQGGYDKHGKKVLYGTHALQATYKHQHLALEGFYYFSPQIFNAPGVKIGWDTNPNFDGVGFRSNTTITGFFPFYYPWMIVNSSGKPVYKYDTPATKNGQNLIIRQRFDFNNYNVSIAFYKVFRNANGWVGNMGNPSGVMMGNNSMYAGYTGTALKRNATTILISCGGTHFAKKFTWKFATQYSTAVVSWEARAMISLGYKFSNALSANIDLVYYGIHTNKGFKAGENGPVAKDFPALYSDRSALYTSLVASF
- a CDS encoding carbon starvation CstA family protein gives rise to the protein MQKGLISLAWVLVAILGAICLGVLALHKGESINTLWLVVASACIYSIGYRFYSHFIAYRVLRLDDNRATPACVRNDGKDFVPTDKVVTFGHHFAAIAGAGPLVGPILAAQMGYLPSILWILIGSVLGGCVHDFVVLFASIRRDGKSLGEMIKLEMGKFVGAIASLGILGIMIIIIAILAMVVVKALAHSPWGFFTIAMTIPIAIFMGLYMRFLRPHKTLEISIIGFVLLIIAIYAGKYVSLDPKLAEMFTFEASTLAWMIMGYGFVASILPVWFLLAPRDYLSTFLKIGVIGVLIVAIILVAPPLQIPKVTQFLDGSGPVFAGSVFPFLFITVACGTISGFHALISSGTTPKMLAKESDARLVGYGSMVMESIVALMALVCAGILHPGLYFAINSPEISITKDIADAASVISSWGFSISAEEISEMTKNIGENSILSRTGGAPTFAIGLAMIVYQILGDPSVMAFWYHFAILFEALFILTAVDAGTRTARFMIQDLLGNVYKPLGNLSSYSAGIFATILCVAGWGYFLYQGTIDPKGGIYTLWPLFGVSNQMLAGMALLLVTTVLFKMGRFKGAMVSAIPAALILFITFYSGILKVMPKSDDMVLNNVSHVAHMQILKEKIAITTDEKELNSLKKSLFNHTINAILCVFFMIVALLVLIASIRICLNAYFKNKVYPPLAETPYVKAT
- a CDS encoding amino acid ABC transporter permease, whose amino-acid sequence is MNLDWTFMLHSIPAFIKGLELTLYISLLGVLLSLVVGLLCAVILYFKTRFVFPIVYVYGEIARNTPLLIQLFLLYYGLNEIGLSALECAVLALGFLGGGYMSQSFLLGFKSLAPIQKESALSLGLSPLKLMYYIILPQSLSVSMPSLGANVIFLLKETSVVGAIALTDIMFVAKDFIGIYYKTTESLLMLSLTYLIALLPLSVLFVVLERSFKKKVA